TGGGAAGGGCCAGTCTGCAAAGGCCGGAAACACATCGGTGGCAAGGCCCCTAGCTACGATCGCCATAAAGACGAAGTCGTAGTCTAGGGTAGATTATTGTCCGGTACTTCGAGAACGTAGCAGGATCCGATCAGGCTTGATGGGGCGCTCATCGCCGGCAATGTGGTGTGCATTCTCATCGCATGCGAAAAGATCGCTCTGCGGCTGGTGTGTTTTGACGATGCATCAATGTTGAAATGGCTAATCGTGACAGGCGGGTTGAGCACTCAGAGGTTGTCGTATCACAATGAGGAGCCATTTGAGCGGGAGCTCTGTGCGAGACCTGTCTCTTCAGATCAGGGTAGACCAGGTTCTGGGAGCCGTGCACTTGCTGTAGAGTACATCTCTATGGGGAATTGCCTGCCGACATCTTTCCACATGGAGAGCCCACTGCAGACCAAGGGATGCACTTTAGCAAGGCCTATCCGACAAGTACGATCGATTGTGAGAAGTCGACCCAGGCATGTCCCATCTAAGCTACTAGCCCCATCGTAAGGGGTATCTTCAGCACAGTACTAACCGGGAGTAGTTACTCTACCGTCGTCGACAGCCTCTTTAGGTACGCGAGTATCGAGCTGCGAGATTGCGAGttatctagtactaattGACTCGCACGTGATCGCAGGTGCGAATATGCGTGCGATAATCGATACTCGCTGCCGCCTGCGAGTCAACACATCCTGTTGCACATGCTCATCCGAGAGACCACGCCTGTTGGAGATGTTGGTGACTGGTCAGACGTGGGTTAGGAAATGCAGTCCCTTGTTGGCATGAACTCTGCACTCCACTTTCCCCCGGCGGGAACATGTGTGCGTGTCCTTGCTGCATGAACTGCCGAGGACATCCTGATGAAAGGTGGCAAGGTGAAACCGTGAAAGGGCTTACGGAGTCCGAGAAATCTGATTAGCAACAAGATGAGGGGAGCTATTGGCTTGCAAATCTGTCCAATAGACGATCGGACCTTCCAGTGGGCTGGTGGGCTGCCTGTTTCAGCGACGTTGGCTGGCATGCGAATCTGAGTCAGGAATCTCCCTCCTACCGGGCAGGGTCACCGAGACCAAGGCTGACATGGATCATGATGGATGTGGTGTGCTGAAAATTTGCGCGTGGGAGTTGGGTCGCAAGTATTGGCGACGATCGCAACCTCGCTTCCAGCACACGTCAGCTGTCATCCACAAAGTCCAGAATGTTGCGCATTGTAGAGTGCTGAACATCGTAGAGCTGTAGAGCAGGCTGACACCACATACTTTTCATACTTTACGCAGTGTTCTACAGCAGAAACGGCCAATGCTTATGGTAGATAGAGTTCACATGAGGGCAGCTGGCAGGTTCGGATATGGAGCCTATTCCATGTGTTCGATCAACTCTGTTATGAAGTGTGAGTCTGCTTGTCCGTGGTTGCTTAAATGGCCCCTAGCATCTGAAACATACATTCGGTGCAGTCCGGCACTCTAAGGTGTAGCCTTTCGGCTGCCATGTGCGCCATACACGTTGAGGTCCACCACTTTCTAGCAGTCGCGGAGGTCGCCTGCGATGCAGAGTCGGGATGCGTGCTGCACAAGGCGTCAAACCGGAGGTCGTCAGTACGCTTCGGCAGTTTTCGTAGCTGCAAAAGGTCAACGAAAATGACGGCAACAGCCGACACTGTCGAGCCTACCCTTGTGTACGTGAGCTGAACGCATCCCACGCGAGAAGTGCTGTACTTCCTGCAAGGGTAGGCAGGCAGCTCGAACGGGATGATGGACACAGCCTGGGGCCGCCTAGATTGTGGTCACGGAACTTCCTTGTCCTCAAGGTGATGGATATCTAGATAGGAACAGGGCTGATAGCTGACTCGTGTTGTCAACTCATCAGTGCGGAAGCGTGGTGCTGGTTGAGAGGGCTCTCGATGACCAGCTTGGCCCATGATGTTCTGTCTGTGGACCATGCCACCACACAGCTCTGCTCGAGCATCCAGCTAGCAATTGATTATTGCTTTCGTCACTGATTGTCGCTTTCGTCACTGTTGAAAGTTGATAGTGGAAGCTGTGAAGGCCCACTGAAGGGTGCCAGACCACTAGGCACAAGCCGAGACCTTGCTATTCACTGCGTGGGTCTTGAGAAGTGGACCGCAGCACCGCAGACTGTCGTATGGCCTAGCGATGCCATTGCTCCTGTATGCAACGCGTTGTCCCTCAAGCTGCAGACCTGCTATGAGCCATCGGTTGCCTGATACGGGCACTTGAGCTCCTAACGGGGTGCCTCAAAGTGATAGCCGGACATATCGCCAAGGCCTTAATGCCACGAGTAGTGCTCGAGAACGCAGGACGAAACCCTCGCTCTGGGAATAGAAAGTGATGAATCACCAGGCGTGACAGAGCAAGCGATGCATCGAATCAATCAATGTTCGTTCGTCAGCAGGCTGACAGATAGATCCAGATCCTCTTCCGCACAGAATGGTAGCTCGTTTCTAAGCCTCGAGAATCTTTGTTGCTGGGCTAGCATGTTATAGCGCAGACTGTGCAGCAGCAGCGGCATCGCGAGTCGTGTAGCATCGGCGAGTGAAGTGCACCTGATATGCCATGCATCATGACTCAATTACGCCCAGAGTCGGATCCGGGCCCAAAGATGACATGAATTACATCACGCCTAGCTTTTGACATGCCGGAGTACACCATGGACTACCAGCGTGGGACACTTCTGAAGTCGTTAGCAGAAGTGATTGAGTGCCCTAGAACCGCGGACGGTCGATGCGTCTGTGGCTCCAAGCAGAGCACAGCAAGGTCACAATGCACATAACCCATTCAAGGTTATGTGCTACTTCACTCGAGTTGCATAGGCAAGATGTTGGGTGTGCCTAGCCTGTCAGTTGATCGATGTCAAGCCGTCACGGTGTCAGTACGATGAGAAACAGACCCAGCCATTTGGTAGACGACCGACAACCTTTGATGACGACCAACGGCGTGTGAACCGCTTTGAAGATGTTTCAGCCTCTGCCCTTATTCAACCCAGCACGCTGTCAGACCAGTTCAGGGCGATCGTAACTCGTGAATCCGTCATGCTGCATGACTTGCAAGTACACGAGCGTGCTGAAACATGAGACCCAATTCGTCAGTGGTAAGACTGGATGCAGTACATTGAGACCGTGACAGACTGGGCCACCAAGGTATACCGAAAGCTCCGAGATGACGGTAGAGGTCGAGTATGGCGTCGCTCACGACACCCGCTTGTGACAGAAGCGTTGATTGTCGTCGAAATTGGTTCTGGTCAATAATGGTGGCGGGTTCTTCGCAGTAGGGCTATTCCGCAGATAGGCAGCCGTGAGTCTGGTGGTCGTTAATGCGACTAGGGGATGGTCTGTTCTGGCGGCAGACCAACGCACAATAATGAGCACACCTTCATGCCTGAAGTCGTTGGTCCGTGGACGCAACGTGTTGCTCGCTGTCAGCAGCAGCGCGAATTCTTCCCAGCAGCTACAGGGTGTTTCGTGCATGTGTGGATAGTGTCTTTAGTGCTAACTCACTGTATAGCCGGTCGGCAGTACAGAATGGGCGAAAGAAGGGGGTTTCCGTTGGATTTTAGCGAATGAGACAACTCCAGCGATCAACGCCACGACTGACACTATCCACGTATGCACTTGACACCCGGTAGCCACGATCGTTCAGCCCCGCCTTCTGCATCTGGCCAACGTGTGAAGCAGCGAACGTTTCTAGACTCACCGTAAGACAGACAATGCGTGATTGGGTCGCATGAGTGTCTGAAACCAACCGTGACAGCGTGTCAACTGATGATGGTGGTGACCCGTGTCAGTGGCATTTACCGCGTTGCACCAGCGGAGAATCCTGGTAAAACAATGGGATGTGCCGCGGAGGAGATTTGCAGACACCCAAGCGAGGCTGGGCATCGCCGCACAGTCGATCAGTGGGTTTCTGACCGAGCAGAAGCGGTACCATAACTCGGTCGTCGAAAACAAACAATCGCTGTTCGTGGTGTTCGTGGAGATGTGAAGTCGTAGCATACACAACTCTGATCATGAACCGTGAGCCGCTCTCGGTAGCTGCCATAGAGTTCGCGCCAGTCGAGGAACGCTGCAGCGGTGGTGAGCCAATCCGGTAGTAAGTGTGAGCCAATCTTGCTGGGTGTTGCTCGACGGGGAGGAGCATCCATACTGGTCCCGGTACAAGGCTGATGATAGTGGCCAGGCCTTGACGTTCTGCTCGGGAAGCCTACCGTGGGCCACTGGGCCAGTCCAGCGTCGATGTGATCCTGCTGGCCTCCTGCTGCGACTGGTGCGCACCAGCCACGGTCCTGGCGACGGATGCGCTAGGAGAATGATGCCGCTGAGACGCTGAGTGGCTGCGATGGTCGTGGCAGCAGCCAAACGATGTACGGACTGTGATGGCAGTACGGATGCAGAACCGGATAGTCGCGGTGGCAGACGACAAGGATGTAGGTCGAATAGTGTGAGGAGCTCAAGGCATCGGTGAGGAGGATTTGAGATGTGCCATTCTGCTCATACTGTAGATCGTCCGGGCAAGTCGGATCACGCAGACACCGGACGAACATTCGAGACGAGGCATCGTTGATGCGACTGCAAGCCGGCAATACGGTTGGCTGCGCGCATACGGCATCGAACTCTGTGTGCAGCATCCCGCCAGATGTCCAACATCGCCGACAACCTGCTGCTGATAACTCCACCAGCTTGCGGTGAGCAGAGGAAACGGCACTTCACTTGATCGTATCGGCACTGCTGCAAGCGTTGTCTGCACATATTGGCTGATGAGCTGCGCAAATGAGCTGGCAATCTCAACGCCATGCACGCACGCAAGCACTGCCACTTGCAAATCATTCAAGCACGACTTGGTTACCTTGTGCCCTTTCGTGAGTGCACTACTGATCTTGACCGCCGAGCTCGAGCCGGTGTCGTGCGCATTTCCGTCGTGCTGGGGGATGCGCAGGTTCTGGTGACGGCTCGTGCCTTCCGGATCTGCAGGGTGTGTGGCTATAATACCGGGCTGGACAGGTGTCGCCTTATGAAGGGCAGGATGTGGCAGGTGTCATAGCAGCGGTGGGCTGTCAAGGCCAGATGTTGGTGTATTGTTCCCAGCTTGGGCTGTCGTGTGCCATGCTGCATCCCGGCGGTGCTGCAGCGGTGGTCGTGTGGTGGAGACGCTATCAGCACTCCCTGGAAGGCTGGAAGCCGTAACCTCGTACCACCTTAGTCCTGTCCCGTACCACCTCATGCCCAATCACGCTAGCTGGCGCACGCACTTCACTTCTCCAGCTTCTGAGAGGCGCTATTGGATTACCCGCTAGATCGTTGCTTGCGCCGCCGCGGCCTCCACAGCTGGTGGTAAGTCGTCGCGCGGTCCTTTGACGTCCAGGCGTCCAGAGCGCAGCTCACAATGATTACCGTCTAGTGCGGGAAGCAGCCATTACCGGTTACTGCGCGTGCTGGACGACGACGCGCCCGTGGGCCACTCGTTCCCAGTGCCGCTCAGCAGCAATACCACTAGACCACTACTGTACAGCAGTGTGGTGTACGTACTGGCGTGCTCGACCGCtcgctgctgctgctgctgctccTGCAGGCGGTGTTGCCAGTCGCCAGTCGCCAGTCGCCAGTCGCAGGGGAGCCCGATCTTGCACCAGGGCAGTCTCTAGTGCCGCATGCATGCTGACCATGCTCGAACGGGTCCGTCAGCAGCAAATCCCAGTGCCCACCCATCCTGGCCGTTGCTCAACTCTATCGTCCCAAGCCTGGTACGTGTGAACTCTCTTGCTCTTATGCTTAATGTGGGGAGCTGCGTCAAGGCCATTGCTGGTCGATGACTTGCACTGCTACTAACTACTAACGCAGCAGCCCACGCACCGTCGTTTCCCGCACTTTGAATTGCATTCACGCATTGCCCTCTGCCTCTGACTCTTTCACCACCACCCTCGACTTCCTGACACACGCCGCTTCTGCGCGCCGTGTTTGCGAAGTTACCGACGGCGAGGACGCAATTAAAAGCCTCCAGCGCGAACCTTCTGTCGCACTCGCGCGTGAAGCTTTTGATCCTCAGTGCGCCATCAACCTAGAGCGTCAGCTTAACCTTCTGCATCCGTCAGGTACAAGAACATCCTCAAACCTTCCACCACCAACGTCGGCGTATTTGTTGTTCTTACACGCCAATAGCACCTCGACTAGCTACATACTCCGATCACAGCCGCCTCACAGCACCGCAGAGCACATCGCGACCGCCGAGGGACATCTTCATGTACGTACTGTACGCACCCGCGACCCACTCGCCCCCCATTCACTCCTCGACACCGTTCACCGTTCACTCTGACGCGCTGACAAAATAGATTATCTCAGCGCAGCTCACATCTGCACTCGGACACCATAACACCACTTCTTCTCTCCGCCATCGCGCCAGCCAAACCAAACTCATTGCCGGACGAAGTGTAATCTTACATCCTCCACCAGTGACGCGCTCGCGTGCATATACTCCACGCTTGCCCACTGCCACTCAATCGCAGCGTGGTTGCCAGCTCTGATCACAGTTGTCGCGTGGTGGGCGAAACTTATCCAGCAACTATATCGACTGCTGCTCTCCATCTAACCTCGACTGCACACCCCAAGAATCGCCACCATGAGCACTGGCGGCGGGGCAGGACCATTGGTCCCAACATTCCATGGCTTCGTTCATAACAGCATGGATGGACTCGTCCTGTTCGAGGCGTGTCTAAGTGGGAAACTGCACCACGTGCCACGACGACCGCACGATCGAGAACGAAGCTCACTCATCAAAAGCGGCAGCATCTTCATCTACGAGGAGAACGCGTCCGGAATCAAGAGATGGACCGACGGTGTTGCCTGGAGCCCGAGTCGCATCTTGGGCAACTTCCTGATCTATCGCGAGTTGGAGAAGCCGTTTCCGCCTGGCGAGAAGAAACGCGCCATGAAGCGTAAGAGGACGAGCATGCCGGGCGAGCCGTACCCGCGTCGCGATTCAGATGATAACGAAGGTCCAGAACTCAACACTCCGCTCACTCCTCCCACGCCGAACGTTGACGGCGAAGTCAAGCCCGAGATCCCCAGCAGCGATCAAGACAAGGAATTGGAAAGGTCACTGATTGGATCCTTGGTCGACAGCTACGGCTTCAGACCCGACGGTCTTGTTAAGAAGACGATGAGCATTTCTGTCAATGGCATATCACACCACATGGTCTCTTACTACAAGGTCGACGATGTGAAGAACAATCTCCTCCCACGGCCACTGTCCGACCCAAGACTCCAGAACATCTCTGTGCGACCCGAGCTGTACCTGAAGCAAAATTTCCGGGCACCAGTCGAGGAGACAGAGCACTACGCGATTGACGGCCACATGAATGCTCATCCCCAGATGATCTACAGCCCGATGGTACAGCCGTACGGTATGGCACCTAGCCAGTATATGGGCGCCCGCCAGTATCCAGGCATGTACGGAAGCACCACCGGATCATCGATGTACGGAGCCATGACTGCCGCGTCGTGGCCAACCCAGCAGGCTACAGCCGGTGCTATGGGTTACGGCTCACATCAAAGCTATGGCAGCCAACCCTACCCAAGCTACTACAAGCCAACGGATCAAGGGAACGGGTCCGGAGTCAAGACAGAGTCTCAACATTCGACATCTCAAGCTATGCCCTACGGAAGTCAATACGCTCCATCGTATCCCAACATGCAGAGGAGCAATTCAGTCTCCGCCCCTTCTATGATGCAATCATCGTATCAAACCCCAGTTCAGCCTCATTCCTCGACTTTCGGAACGATGGGACCAGGGAGTGGCCGCCCGTCGTACAGTGGACAAAGCATGAACAGCCCGTCTGCCAATGGACAGTCCCAGGGACCCTATGGCAGTGCATCGACCGCGCCGTACGCCGTGCGTTCTCCAACTCAGAGTTACAGCATGCAGAGTGCACCCCAGAGCGCCGTCAGCCACTCTCCTCATCCTTCCATGAAGAGTCCGCAATCTGCCCATCCCGGAACCTCTAGCGATCCAAACGGTCAATTGCACTCTGGAGGCATGCCCTACCGGTCTGGATCATACGCGGTTCCATCTGCTCCACAAACCGGTCACAGCGATATGAACGGTCTGGGAATCAGCAGCACTTCCAGCTACCCCCCGCCAAGTCAGAATGGCTCCGGCTATAGCTACGGATCCACCGGGCACGCGCAAACGAGTGGTCCATATCCAGCATAGAATGGCGGCGGACATCCACCAGAGGCTGTATCCACTTGTGGCATGAGATTTGGATCCCACAGACCTTATCAGGAGTCCTCTCGGCTTGTAGAGGCAGCATCGGCTTCTGTGCAAATGAAAGACTCTCCGGTGCATTCGCCGGCAAGCGGGAAAGATGCAGATGATGATAATGCTGCGGCTTCATGAGATCGAACGGGTTACGTCAGAACGGCTTTGAGACTCGAAAAAACCCGCGGAACAGCCGGTGTGGTAATGGGTGCTCGCATCTCACGAGGTCGAGCACAGATGGCGAAAAGATCAG
Above is a window of Fulvia fulva chromosome 6, complete sequence DNA encoding:
- a CDS encoding Global transcription regulator sge1; this translates as MSTGGGAGPLVPTFHGFVHNSMDGLVLFEACLSGKLHHVPRRPHDRERSSLIKSGSIFIYEENASGIKRWTDGVAWSPSRILGNFLIYRELEKPFPPGEKKRAMKRKRTSMPGEPYPRRDSDDNEGPELNTPLTPPTPNVDGEVKPEIPSSDQDKELERSLIGSLVDSYGFRPDGLVKKTMSISVNGISHHMVSYYKVDDVKNNLLPRPLSDPRLQNISVRPELYLKQNFRAPVEETEHYAIDGHMNAHPQMIYSPMVQPYGMAPSQYMGARQYPGMYGSTTGSSMYGAMTAASWPTQQATAGAMGYGSHQSYGSQPYPSYYKPTDQGNGSGVKTESQHSTSQAMPYGSQYAPSYPNMQRSNSVSAPSMMQSSYQTPVQPHSSTFGTMGPGSGRPSYSGQSMNSPSANGQSQGPYGSASTAPYAVRSPTQSYSMQSAPQSAVSHSPHPSMKSPQSAHPGTSSDPNGQLHSGGMPYRSGSYAVPSAPQTGHSDMNGLGISSTSSYPPPSQNGSGYSYGSTGHAQTSGPYPA